TCATCACAACGACAACCGGACCGAAAATCTCTTCTTTTACAACCGTCATATCGTGATTTACGTTTGCAATAATCGTCGGCTCATACCAGAATCCATCTTCATACCCTTCTGGTCTCGCAACATTACCGCCAACAATAATTTCCGCCCCTTCTTTTCGAGCAGATTGGACGTAACCATCGATTGTATCTAGTTGACCTTGATCGATAATTGCCCCCACATGTGTTCCTTTATCAAACGGGTTTCCTAGCTGTAGTTTTTTTGTTTTTTCAACAAACTTGCTCATGAAGTCATCATAAATGTCTTCGTGCACATATAAACGGGAACGTGCTTCACATGATTGACCCGAGTTGTAGAATATACCAAATAAAGAACCATCTACTGCAGCTTCCAAATCCGCATCTTCAAATACGATATTCGGTGATTTTCCACCGAGCTCAAGTGTGACCCGTTTTAATGTTAGAGATGCTTTGCCCATGATGTCTTTACCGATAGGTGTCGAGCCAGTGAAGGCTACTTTATCAACTTGCGGATGCTCCACTAAGAAGTTACCGATTTCAGAGCCCGAACCCGGAAGCACGTTTACCACGCCCGCTGGAACACCTGCTTCCAGACAAATTTCTCCAAGAATAATAGCTGTCAGTGGAGTGAGCGATGCCGGCTTCACAATTACCGAACAGCCAACTGCAATTGCAGGTGCCACTTTCCAAGCTGCCATCATGAGTGGGTAATTCCACGGGATAATTTGCGCGCAAACACCAACAGGCTCCTTCTCCGTGTAGTTGTGGAATTGTCCCGGTACATTGTTCACCGTTCCGCGGTGACCAACAATTGCGCCTGCATAAAATTCAAAATCCTCAATTGCTTGTGAAACTTGACCTTGAGCTGCGTGTAGAGATTTACCAGTATCAAGAATTTCCAATTCAACAAGTTCATTGAAACGAGTGCGCATAATAGCTGCGATCTTATTCAGTACCTGCGCACGACGGCCAATTGTTGACTTTTTCCACTTGCCATTATCAAACGCATCACGGGCAGCTGCGATTGCTTTTTCAGCATCTTCTTTTGATGCTTTTGCAACTTCTGCTACAAGTGCACCTGTTGCCGGATTATATGTTTTGATCGTTTCACCTGTACTGCTTTTTACTTTTTCTCCGTTAATAATCAAATGATAAAAGTCACGCTTCATCGCTTCTTGCTCCATTTTACTTTCAGCAATTTTTGTCATATGCTTAGCACTCCTTATTGTCCTGAAAAAACAGGTTTTCTTTTTTCCATAAATGCATGGACACCTTCCCGATGATCATTTGTTAGACCAGCAATTCGCTGTCCTTGTGCTTCTTGCTCCAGATAATCTTCAAAAGAAAGTTCCGTAACCGCTTTCAACGAACGTTTGATTAATCCAATTGCTTGTGTTGGCAAAGCAGATAGTCTTGCTGCAAATACAGAAACGTCTTCTTCCCAAGTTTCCATTGGAATTAGTCTGTTCGCTAGACCCATTGCTACTGCATCTGCAGCCGACACTTTTTCTCCCAAAATGGAGAGTTCCGCAGCTTTCGACTGACCAACTAGCTGCGTTAAATAATAAAGATTACCCGAATCCGGAATAAGTCCAACATGTATGAAAGCGTTCAAAAAACTCGCACGTTCCGAAACAAGTCGAAAGTCACAAGCAAGCGCTAGGCTGAATCCCGCTCCAGCTGCTACTCCATTTACCGCAGCGACAATTGGTTTTTCACATTGTCTCATTTGCTTAATCATTGGTCCGTAGTGGTCTCTTAGTACTTGACCATGATCCATATGCTCGTCAACTTCTG
The nucleotide sequence above comes from Psychrobacillus glaciei. Encoded proteins:
- a CDS encoding aldehyde dehydrogenase family protein, translating into MTKIAESKMEQEAMKRDFYHLIINGEKVKSSTGETIKTYNPATGALVAEVAKASKEDAEKAIAAARDAFDNGKWKKSTIGRRAQVLNKIAAIMRTRFNELVELEILDTGKSLHAAQGQVSQAIEDFEFYAGAIVGHRGTVNNVPGQFHNYTEKEPVGVCAQIIPWNYPLMMAAWKVAPAIAVGCSVIVKPASLTPLTAIILGEICLEAGVPAGVVNVLPGSGSEIGNFLVEHPQVDKVAFTGSTPIGKDIMGKASLTLKRVTLELGGKSPNIVFEDADLEAAVDGSLFGIFYNSGQSCEARSRLYVHEDIYDDFMSKFVEKTKKLQLGNPFDKGTHVGAIIDQGQLDTIDGYVQSARKEGAEIIVGGNVARPEGYEDGFWYEPTIIANVNHDMTVVKEEIFGPVVVVMKFKDEKEAIRLANDTEFGLGSAIWSKDGARATRVANQIQAGIVMVNCPFSAFPGTPFGGYKQSGFGRELCIETLDLYSETKSILSYYGSRPLNPFGL
- a CDS encoding enoyl-CoA hydratase-related protein, with the translated sequence MFETIRYDVKDGIAWLYLNRPDKLNAFIAQMNREVKDAIKAATFDEQVRCIVITGEGRAFCSGQDLAEVDEHMDHGQVLRDHYGPMIKQMRQCEKPIVAAVNGVAAGAGFSLALACDFRLVSERASFLNAFIHVGLIPDSGNLYYLTQLVGQSKAAELSILGEKVSAADAVAMGLANRLIPMETWEEDVSVFAARLSALPTQAIGLIKRSLKAVTELSFEDYLEQEAQGQRIAGLTNDHREGVHAFMEKRKPVFSGQ